GCGGCCCGGCTGGAGATCCCCGGTGCCTCCCGGGCCCGGCGCAGCGCCGCGCCGAAGGAGATCCGGTCCCGGCCGGACAGCGCCTCCACGCACGCCTCGGCCCGGTCACCGATGCCCCGGCGTGGGGTGTTGAGCACCCGGCGCAGACTCACCGTGTCGTCGTCGTTGACCACCGCACGCAGGTACGCCAGCGCGTCGCGGACCTCCTTGCGCTCGTAGAAGCGCACCCCGCCGACCACCTTGTACGGCAGGCCGACCCGGATGAACACCTCCTCGAAGACCCGCGACTGGGCGTTGGTGCGGTAGAAGACGGCCACGTCACCGGGGCGGGCGGCGTGCTCGTCGACCAGTCGGTCGACCTCCCGCCCGACCCAGTCCGCCTCGGCGTGTTCGGTGTCGGCGACGTACCCGACGATCTGCTCGCCGGCCCCGGCGTCGCTCCACAGGCGCTTGGGCTTGCGGGAGGTGTTCCGGTCGATCACCGCGTTGGCCGCGCTCAGGATGGTCTGGGTGGAGCGGTAGTTCTGCTCCAGCAGGATCGTCCGGGCGTCGGTGAAGTCCCGCTCGAACTCCAGGATGTTGCGGATCGTCGCACCCCGGAACGCGTAGATCGACTGGTCGGCGTCGCCGACCACGCAGAGCTCGGCCGGCTCGATCCCCTCGGTGCCGGCGACCAGCTCCTTGATCAGGGTGTACTGGGCGTGGTTGGTGTCCTGGTACTCGTCGACCAGGACGTGCCGGAAACGGCGGCGGTAGCCCTCCGCGACGTGCGGGTGCGACTGGAGCAGGTGCACCGTCGTCATGATCAGATCGTCGAAGTCCAGCGCGTGCGCCTCACGCAGTCGCCGCTGGTAGAGCGTGTACGCCTCGGCGAGAGCCCGCTCGTTGGGGCCCTTGGCCCGCCCGGCGAACTCCTCCGGATCGACCAACTCGTTCTTGAGGTTGGAGACCTGGGCGGCCAGCCCGCGCGCCGGGTAACGCTTCGGGTCGAGATCCAACTCGCGGGTGACCAACTGCATCAGCCGCCGGGAGTCGTCGGCGTCGTAGATCGAGAAGGTCGACTTCAGGCCGGCGTGCTGGTGCTCGGCGCGCAGGATGCGTACGCAGGCGGAGTGGAAGGTGGAGACCCACATCAGCCGGGCGCGCGGACCGACCAGGTCGGTGACCCGTTCCTTCATCTCGCCGGCGGCCTTGTTGGTGAAGGTGATCGCGATGATCTCGCCGGGATGCACCTGGCGCGCGGCGAGCAGGTACGCGATCCGGTGGGTGAGCACCCGGGTCTTGCCCGACCCGGCCCCGGCCACGATCAACAGCGGTGAGCCGGCGTGCGTGACCGCGTCACGCTGGGGCCCGTTGAGGCCCTCGACCAGGGCCTGTGGATCAAGCCGGGCGGGCGGCCCGGACCGGCGCGGCGGCATGGGCTCGGGCGCTGGCGCGGACGGGGACGCGGGAATGTCGAAGAGAGGATGCATCGCACGGCGAGTCTATGCCGACCCCCGGACACTTCCCGGACAAGGCGGCTGCCACCGCCCGGCGACGCCACCGCGGCAGTACCCGGGCCGCCCGCGTCCCGGCTGGTGGACCGGGTCGGGGGCTGCTTGCGCCGGACCGGCGGCGACGGCATACTCGACGACGTGTTGGGTCAGCGCTTCTACTTTTACTACGGCACCGGGAGTCCGGCAGCCGTGGGTCGCGCCTGATCAACCAGACCTACGAAAAGCCCCGGGCTCACAGGAGCCCGGGGCTTTTTGTTCCGGGATCCGGACACCGGGCCCGACGTCCGAGGGGTACGACGATGATGACAGACGTGGTGGAGCAGAACGGCGGCGTGGCACGCGCGGCGGCTGACACGCCGGACGCGGCACCGACGCAGACCGATCCGGCGAGCCCGGGCACCGGCACCGACGAGCCGGCGGCCGCAGCCCGGATCGTCGAGATCCGGGAACGGATCGACCAGATCGACCGGACCCTGATCGAGCTGTGGCAGGAGCGGGCCGGCCTGTCGCAGCAGGTCGGCGCGACCCGGATCGCCTCCGGCGGCACCCGGCTGGTGCTCTCCCGCGAGCGGGAGATCCTGGAGCGCTTCCGGCTCGCCCTCGGCGCCGACGGCACCCAACTCGCCCTGCTCCTGCTCCGCGCCGGCCGCGGCCCCCTGTAAGGAAGGGCCCCCTGTTAACGCTTTCGGTATAGAAGGGCCCCCTTCTAACCGACCCCGCACCGGCGGGGCGAGGCGGGCAGGGGCCGACGGCCGGGCGACGTGAATAAGGCGGTGCCGACGCGGGCCGGGCGGACGATGTGGGCCGGGCGGGCCGGGCGGACGACACGGGCCGGGCGGGCCACGGGGGCCGGGTCGGAAACGGGCGAGCCGCCGTCCGGGCGTCAGGGGTGACGTCGGACGGCGGCTCGACAGACGGCCGTGGCGTGGGTCACGCCTCGTGACTGGCCACGATCTCGCGCTTCTCGGCGAAGTGGCAGGCGCTCGGATGGTCCGAGCCGTCCCGGACCTCCAGCGCCGGCACCTGCTCGGCGCAGATCTCCTGCGCCTTCCAGCAGCGGGTCCGGAACCGGCAACCCGACGGCGGGCTGATCGGCGAGGGTACGTCGCCGGTCAGCCGGATGATCGCCTTGTTCGACCGCAGGGTCGGGTCCGGCACCGGCACCGCGGAGAGCAACGCCTGGGTGTACGGGTGGGTCGGCCGCTCGTAGATCTCGTCCTCGGTGCCGATCTCCACGATCTTGCCGAGGTACATCACCGCGACCCGGTCGGAGAGGTGCCGCACCACCGACAGGTCGTGGGCGATGAAGACGTACGACAGGCCCAGCTCGTCCTGGAGCTTCTCCAGCAGGTTCATCACCTGGGCCTGGATCGACACGTCCAGCGCCGACACCGGCTCGTCGCAGACGATGATCTCGGGCCGCAGGGCGAGCGCCCGGGCGATGCCGATCCGCTGCCGCTGGCCGCCGGAGAACTGGTGCGGGTACCGGTTGATGTGCTCCGGGTTGAGGCCGACCAGGTCCAGCAGTTCCTTGACCTTGTCCCGACGGCTGCCCTTCGGCGCGACGTCCGAGTGGATCTCGAACGGCTCGCCGATCAGGTCACCGACGGTCATCCGGGGGTTCAGCGAGGTGTACGGGTCCTGCATGACCAGCTGGATCTGCCGCCGCAGCCGGCGCAGCGCGCCGCCGGAGAAGGTGGAGATGTCCTGGCCCTTGTAGAACACTCCGCCGGCGGTCGGCTTCTCCAGGTTCATCAGCACCCGGGCCAGCGTCGACTTGCCGCAGCCCGACTCGCCGACCAGGCCGAGGGTCTCCCCGGCCTTCAGCTCGAAGGAGACCCCGTCGACGGCCTTGACCTGGCCGATGGTCTTCTTGAAGACGATTCCACGGGTGACCGGGTAGTGCTTGACCAGGTCCCGGATCTCCAGGATGTTCTCAGTCACGGCTCACCAGCTCCTCGGCGAAGTGGCAGGCGCTGGCCCGGGTCGGGCCGAGCTGCAGCAGCGGCGGGACCTTCTCCCGGCACACCGGCTGCACCATCGGGCAGCGCGGGTTGAACGGGCAGCCCGGCGGGATGTTCATCAGGTTCGGCGGAAGACCCTTGATCGTACGGAGCTGCTGGCCCCGTTCGTCCATCCGCGGGATGGAGTCGAGCAGGCCGAGGGTGTACGGGTGCGCCGGCTTGGCGTACAGCTCGTACACGTCGGCTTCCTCGACGATCCGGCCCGCGTACATGACGGCGATCCGGTCGGCGACGTCGGCGACCACGCCGAGGTCGTGGGTGATCAGGATCAGGCCCATCTGCCGTTCCCGCTGGAGTTCGGCGAGCAGGTCCATGATCTGGGCCTGCACGGTCACGTCCAGCGCGGTGGTCGGCTCGTCGGCGATCAGCACCTCCGGGTCCAGCGCCAGCGACATCGCGATCATCGCGCGCTGCCGCATGCCGCCGGAGAACTGGTGGGGGTACTGGTTGAACCGGCTCGCCGCGTTCGGGATCTTGACCTGGTCGAGCATCTCGATGGCGCGCTTCTTGGCGTCGCCGCGGCTCATGCCCCGGCGGAACCGGAACTGCTCGGCGATCTGGAACCCGACGGTGAAGACCGGGTTCAGCGCGGAGAGCGCGTCCTGGAAGATCATGGCGATGCCCTCGCCACGGATCTTCCGGCGCTCCTCGAAGGACATGGCCAGCATGTCCTTGCCGTGGAAGCGGGCCTGACCGCCGGTGACGAAGCCGGGCGGGGTGTCGAGGATGCCCATGACGGCCTGCGCGGTGACGCTCTTGCCGGAGCCGGACTCGCCGAGCACGGCGAGGGTCTCCCCCGCGTCGACGTGGTACGTCACCCCGTTGATGACCTTGGCAACGCCGTCCCGGGTACGGAATTCCACCCGCAGGTCTTCGACCTCCAGGAGGCGGCCCGACGGGCGCTCGCCGGCTCCCGGCGTGGACTGCTCGGACACGAGAATGTCGGACAACTCAACCTCCCCTAGCGGAGTTTCGGATCGAAGGCCTCACGGACCGCCTCGCCGAGCATCACGAAGCTCAGTACGGCGGTGACGAGGAACCCGGCGGGGAAGAAGAGCAGGAACGGTGAGACCCGAAGGTAGTTCTGCGCCTCACTGATCATGATTCCCCAGGAGACCACCGGACTCTTCAGGCCGACGCCGAGGAAGGAGAGGGTGGCCTCGGCACCGATGAAGGAGCCGACCATGATCGTCCCGTAGACCAGCAGCGGGGCGAGACAGTTCGGCAGCAGGTGCTTGAAGATGATCCGTCCGGTGCTCGCGCCGAGGGCGCGGGCCGCGACGATGTAGTCCGCCTCCTTGGTGGCCAGCACCGAGGAGCGCATCAGCCGCATGGAGACCGGCCAGCTCAGCACCACCAGGGAGAGGGTCACCAGCCCCATGATCTCCCACTTGCCGTTCTCCGAGCCCACCCCGTTGAAGGTGGTCAGGATGACGATCGCACCGAGCACGAACGGCAGGCCGAAGAAGACGTCGGCGATCCGGGAGAGCACGGCGTCCACCCAGCCACCGAGGTAGCCGGCGACCATGCCCATCATCCCGCCGAGCAGCAGGGTGCCGGCCACCGCGCTCAACGCCACGATGATCGAGGCGCGGGCACCGTAGATCACCCGGGCGTAGACGTCCCGGCCCTGCACGTCGTAGCCGAACCAGGCGTCGCCCGACGGCGGCACCAGGCTGTTGCTCAGCGCGCCGTTGACCGCGTCCTTCGAGGTGAACAGCCAGGGGAAGGCCGCGAGTACCAGGAAGAAGACGATAAGCGTCGAGGAGATCCAGAAGATCGGCTTGCGGCGCAGGTCGCGCCAGGCGTCACCGAACAGCCCGCGCGGCTTGTTCTTGCGGGCGTTCTCCGGCAGGCCGGCGTCGGTCGGAGCACCGGAGCCGGCCTCCGTCGGGGCGGTCGACGGCGGGGTGGAGACGATGGGTGCGGAGTGCGGGTCGCTCATGCCGCCACCTCACTGCGCTCGGCGTCGGCACGGGGCCCGACGACGACGGTTCGTTCGCGGAACTCACTCATAGCGGATCCTCGGGTCCAGGGCTGCGTAGAGCAGGTCCACCAGCAGGTTCATCACCAGGTAGATGACCACCAGGACGACCACGATGGAGACCACGGTGGCACTCTCCTTGGTGGTGATCGCCCGGTAGACCTGCCGGCCGATGCCGTTGACGTTGAAGATGCCCTCGGTGACGATGGCACCGCCCATCAGCGCACCGAGGTCGGTGCCGAGCAGGGTGACCACCGGGATGAGCGAGTTGCGCAGCAGGTGCACACCGACCACCCGGCGCATCGGCAGGCCCTTGGCGATGGCGGTCCGCACGTAGTCGGCCCGGCGGTTCTCCGCGATGCTGGTGCGGGCCAGCCGGGCCACGTACGCCATGGAGGCGCTGCCGAGCACGAAGCCCGGCACGATGAGCTCGGAGAACTTCACCTCGGACGAGACCGTGGTGCTGATGAGTTTCAGCTGGAACCCGAGCACCCACTGCAGCACGAAACCGATGACGAAGATCGGCAGGGCGATCAGGAACATGGTGGAGACCAGGACCAGGTTGTCCAGGAAGCCGTTGCGGCGCAGACCGGTCAGCACGCCGGCGACGAGGCCGATGACCGCCTCGATCGCCAGGGCGACGAGCGCCAACTTCAGCGTGTTCGGGTACGCCGTGGCGATGATGTCGTTCACCGACCGACCACTGAAGGTCTCCCCGAAGTCGCCCGTGAGCAGGTTGCGCATGTAGTTCGCGTACTGCACCAGGAGCGGCTGGTCGAGATGGAACTTCTCGGTCATGTAGGTGACGTACTGCTCGGGGCAGCGCCGTTCGCCGCACTTGCCGGCGAACGGGTCACCGGGCACGGACCAGACGAGCCAGTAGATCAGGAACGTCGTCCCGATGAAGACCGGTACGAGTTGGAGCAGCCGCCTCACCAGATAACGGCCCATGGGGTGGTCCTCCAAGGAAGGAACGCGTCGGACGGCCGACACGGGTGGTGACAACGCGCGGGAGCGGGATGGTGTCCCGCGCGGAACGGCCCCGGGCCGGGCTCACGGATATGTGAGCCCGACCCGGGGCTTGAGGTGCTGGGATCAGAGCTCGACCGAGGTGATGTCGAGTTCACCGACCGCGGTGACCTCGAGCTTCTTGATCTTCTCGGAGTGTCCGCCCTGGTTGGCGTAGTAGTAGATCGGCAGACTCGGCACGTCCTGGTCGATCAGCTTGACGGCCTCGGCGAACTTGGCGTGCGAGGCGTTGATGTCGGCCTGCCCGCCCGCGTCCTTGGCCAGCGCGTCGACCTGCGGGTTGCTGTAGCCACCGTCGTTCGAGGAACCACCGGTCACGAAGAGCGGGTTGATCCAGTTCTCGATGTCCGGGTAGTCCTGCTGCCACGCGGCGCGGTACGGGCCCTTCATCTGCTTGGCGTTGATCGCCTGGCGGAAGACCGCGAAGGTCGGCATGCCCTCGGCCCGGGCCTCGATGCCCAGGGTGGTCTTGACCTGCTGGGCGACGGCCTCCATCCACTCCTTGTGGCTGGAGTCGGCGTTGTAGTAGAAGACCATCTCGCCCTCGAAGCCGCTGGAGGCGGCGAAGAGCCGCTTGGCCTCGTCGGGGTTGTAGTCGCAGACGGTGCAGTTGCCGTCAACGGTGCCCGGGGCGAGCGGGTTGGCCCAGCTCTTCGCCGGCGGCCGGGTGCCGAAGAAGATCTTGTCGACGATCTCCTGGCGGTTGATCGAGAGCGAGACCGCCTTGCGGAGGTTGACGTCCTTGTACCGCGCGTCGTAGATCGGGAAGGCGATGAACGCGGTGATCGGGGTGGTGGTGGTGATGGCCCGCTCGCCGAGGTCGCCCTTCCACTTGTCGCCCGCCAGCGCGGAGACCGGGACCTGCTCGGTCCAGTCGAGGTTGCCCGAGACCAGGTCGGCGTAGGCGCTGTCCTCGCTCTGGTAGAGCTTGACGTCGACGTCCTTGATCTTCATCTTGTCGCGCAGGTTGTAGTCGTCGAAGCGCGTCAGCTTGATCAGGACGTCGTCTTCCCAGGACACGAACTTGACCGGGCCGTTGCCGATCGGCTTGCGTCCGAAGTCCTCGGCCTTCTGGGTGAAGAAGGCGTCCGGCAGCGGCATGTACGCCGAGTAGCCGAGCTTGGTCGGCCAGACGGCGGTCGGCGCGGCCAGGGTGACCTCGAAGGTCCAGTCGTCGACGACCTTCAGGCCGGACATCGTCTCGGCGGTCGGCTCGGGGGCCTTCTGCGGGCCCTCGCCGTCCGGGTCCTGCTTGTTGACGTCGTCGAAGCCCTGGATGTCGGCGAAGAACGAGCCGTTCTGGGCGCCGTTGGGCGAGTACGCGGCCCAGTTCCAGGCGTCGACGAAGTTCTTGGCCTTGACCACGGTGCCGTCGTGGAACTTGGTGTCCTGCTTGATCTTGACCGTGTAGACCTTGGAGTCGGTGGTGTCGATCGACTCGGCCACGGCGTTACGCGGGGCGCTGCCGTCGTTCGGGTACTCCACCAGGCCGGTCCAGAGCCAGTCGACGACCTTGCCGCCGCCGGTCTCGGTGGTGTTCGACGGCACCAGCGGGTTCTCCGGCTGGACGCCGTGGATGGTGATCGCGCCGTCGGCGCTGTTGCCGCCCTCGCCGCTATCGCTGTCGCTGGAGCAGCCGGACGCGACGAGCGCGAAAGCCGCGCCCACCGCGACCACGCTGCTCGCCCGCTTCGAGACTCTCATTCGGAGGGGCCTCCTCTTTCTGACCTGGTGCCGTCGTGGGTTTCACGCACGTTGTGGGGGGTATACCGCCCGGCGATCCCATACCACACCGGTCGCCGGTTTTCCGCTGGAAATCGGGACACCCCTGATGCTCCGATCCGCCGGGCCACTGCCCCCGTTCACGGTCGACGCCGCACAGGACAGACGGCCACGAAGCGCTTCGATCAGGAGCGTTCCGCGGCCGGCATGCCGAGTGAGGCGCCTCGCGCAAGGGGGCCGAGGTGTTGCAACTGTGACACCCACCTGCCGCTTCCGTGAAGGTGCCGTTATCAAGACGTTAGTTGGTCGGCACGCGTCCGATACTTGAAAAAAGATCATGAAACCCCCTAAGACACCCCCTCTGAGCTGGGAAAACTCGGTCAGATCGGACCGCCTCAGCGGGTCGCCAAGCGGCACCGAAGGGTGACCTACTCCTCAGTACGAGGCCTCCTCAGCCGCCGCCGAGCCAGGAATTAATGTCCGTCCGGTGGAGCAACGACGCGCCGAGCGGTCATGGTCGACTCACCGGCAGAGGGATAGGGGTGGCGGCCGATGGTGCCGCTGGGCGGAACTACCGGAACTCGGGCGGCCACGCTGAGCGACAGCACCTCCGGCAAGACCACCGTCGCCCCCCGCCCGCCCCGACCTCGGCCGCATCGACAGGCGTGGAACGGGTCCGGCCCCGGCATCCACGTGCGGATGCCGGGGCCGGAGGCCGTCGGACGGTACGACGGTGGTTGACCGCCGCCAGGCGGTACTACAGGTACTACAGCCGCCGTCAGGCGGTGAAGCGCAGCTTGCGACGACGCAGCAGCAGGACGGTGAGCCCGCCCACCGCGAGCAGCAGCACCCCGGCGCTGGCCGCCACCGCGATCGGCGAACCGGTAAGCGGCAGGTCACTGCCGCCGCTCACCGGCGAGGTCGACGGGGCCGGGCTCGCCACCGGGGCCGAGGGGGACGCGGACTCCGACGGCGAGGCCGAGGTCGACTCCGACGGGGTCGGCGACGGGACCGGCGACTCCGACGGCGACTCGCTCGGCGTCGGAGAGGGCGACTCCGACGGCGCGGCGGTGAAGGTCGCCTCCGCCTTGGCGGTGATCTTCGAGCCGGCGCTGCCGCCGAGGATCAACTTCTGGTGCTTGTTCTTGTCACCGGGGAAGAGGAACACCCGGCCGAAGGAGACCGACTCGTCGGCGGAGGCGGTGACGGAGACCTTCCCGGCGTCGTCGCGGGTCAGCCAGAACTGACCCTCGTTGGCCACCGAGGTGACCGGCTTGCCCTCGGCGTCCACGGCGGTGCCGCCGTCGACCGCGAGCGTGATGTCACCGGCCGGACCACGCACCGTGAACGGACCCGCCTTCGCTCCGGCGGTCGCCTCGGCGTCCTTCGGGTCGATGCTCAGCTCGGCCTTCGGCTCGGGCTGGTCGGTGGCGTTGGTGATCAGGTAGTCGTAGATCTTCTTGATCGCGGTGTACTCGATCG
Above is a window of Micromonospora yangpuensis DNA encoding:
- the pcrA gene encoding DNA helicase PcrA; translation: MHPLFDIPASPSAPAPEPMPPRRSGPPARLDPQALVEGLNGPQRDAVTHAGSPLLIVAGAGSGKTRVLTHRIAYLLAARQVHPGEIIAITFTNKAAGEMKERVTDLVGPRARLMWVSTFHSACVRILRAEHQHAGLKSTFSIYDADDSRRLMQLVTRELDLDPKRYPARGLAAQVSNLKNELVDPEEFAGRAKGPNERALAEAYTLYQRRLREAHALDFDDLIMTTVHLLQSHPHVAEGYRRRFRHVLVDEYQDTNHAQYTLIKELVAGTEGIEPAELCVVGDADQSIYAFRGATIRNILEFERDFTDARTILLEQNYRSTQTILSAANAVIDRNTSRKPKRLWSDAGAGEQIVGYVADTEHAEADWVGREVDRLVDEHAARPGDVAVFYRTNAQSRVFEEVFIRVGLPYKVVGGVRFYERKEVRDALAYLRAVVNDDDTVSLRRVLNTPRRGIGDRAEACVEALSGRDRISFGAALRRAREAPGISSRAANGIADFVALLDAARELAETGTPEEVLESVLTRSGYLTELEESLDPQDAGRVDNLQELVSVAREYTERVEASGAEDERATLAGFLEQVALVADADQIPKPPEGTEADDDTPHQGVVTLMTLHTAKGLEFPVVFLTGLEDGVFPHLRSLGDTRELEEERRLAYVGITRARQRLYLSRAVTRSAWGQPAYNPPSRFLEELPPELVRWERTEGSYTAWGGGGGGVGGRADRPGGFGERTGGFAGGTPKAAQLAKRLGVDGSRLATASELPQGPKVATGDRVNHQRYGLGRVLAVEGHGAGARAQIDFGDQKIWLVLRHAPIDKL
- a CDS encoding chorismate mutase, translated to MMTDVVEQNGGVARAAADTPDAAPTQTDPASPGTGTDEPAAAARIVEIRERIDQIDRTLIELWQERAGLSQQVGATRIASGGTRLVLSREREILERFRLALGADGTQLALLLLRAGRGPL
- a CDS encoding ABC transporter ATP-binding protein, translated to MTENILEIRDLVKHYPVTRGIVFKKTIGQVKAVDGVSFELKAGETLGLVGESGCGKSTLARVLMNLEKPTAGGVFYKGQDISTFSGGALRRLRRQIQLVMQDPYTSLNPRMTVGDLIGEPFEIHSDVAPKGSRRDKVKELLDLVGLNPEHINRYPHQFSGGQRQRIGIARALALRPEIIVCDEPVSALDVSIQAQVMNLLEKLQDELGLSYVFIAHDLSVVRHLSDRVAVMYLGKIVEIGTEDEIYERPTHPYTQALLSAVPVPDPTLRSNKAIIRLTGDVPSPISPPSGCRFRTRCWKAQEICAEQVPALEVRDGSDHPSACHFAEKREIVASHEA
- a CDS encoding ABC transporter ATP-binding protein, with amino-acid sequence MSEQSTPGAGERPSGRLLEVEDLRVEFRTRDGVAKVINGVTYHVDAGETLAVLGESGSGKSVTAQAVMGILDTPPGFVTGGQARFHGKDMLAMSFEERRKIRGEGIAMIFQDALSALNPVFTVGFQIAEQFRFRRGMSRGDAKKRAIEMLDQVKIPNAASRFNQYPHQFSGGMRQRAMIAMSLALDPEVLIADEPTTALDVTVQAQIMDLLAELQRERQMGLILITHDLGVVADVADRIAVMYAGRIVEEADVYELYAKPAHPYTLGLLDSIPRMDERGQQLRTIKGLPPNLMNIPPGCPFNPRCPMVQPVCREKVPPLLQLGPTRASACHFAEELVSRD
- a CDS encoding ABC transporter permease; the protein is MSDPHSAPIVSTPPSTAPTEAGSGAPTDAGLPENARKNKPRGLFGDAWRDLRRKPIFWISSTLIVFFLVLAAFPWLFTSKDAVNGALSNSLVPPSGDAWFGYDVQGRDVYARVIYGARASIIVALSAVAGTLLLGGMMGMVAGYLGGWVDAVLSRIADVFFGLPFVLGAIVILTTFNGVGSENGKWEIMGLVTLSLVVLSWPVSMRLMRSSVLATKEADYIVAARALGASTGRIIFKHLLPNCLAPLLVYGTIMVGSFIGAEATLSFLGVGLKSPVVSWGIMISEAQNYLRVSPFLLFFPAGFLVTAVLSFVMLGEAVREAFDPKLR
- a CDS encoding ABC transporter permease encodes the protein MGRYLVRRLLQLVPVFIGTTFLIYWLVWSVPGDPFAGKCGERRCPEQYVTYMTEKFHLDQPLLVQYANYMRNLLTGDFGETFSGRSVNDIIATAYPNTLKLALVALAIEAVIGLVAGVLTGLRRNGFLDNLVLVSTMFLIALPIFVIGFVLQWVLGFQLKLISTTVSSEVKFSELIVPGFVLGSASMAYVARLARTSIAENRRADYVRTAIAKGLPMRRVVGVHLLRNSLIPVVTLLGTDLGALMGGAIVTEGIFNVNGIGRQVYRAITTKESATVVSIVVVLVVIYLVMNLLVDLLYAALDPRIRYE
- a CDS encoding peptide ABC transporter substrate-binding protein; this encodes MRVSKRASSVVAVGAAFALVASGCSSDSDSGEGGNSADGAITIHGVQPENPLVPSNTTETGGGKVVDWLWTGLVEYPNDGSAPRNAVAESIDTTDSKVYTVKIKQDTKFHDGTVVKAKNFVDAWNWAAYSPNGAQNGSFFADIQGFDDVNKQDPDGEGPQKAPEPTAETMSGLKVVDDWTFEVTLAAPTAVWPTKLGYSAYMPLPDAFFTQKAEDFGRKPIGNGPVKFVSWEDDVLIKLTRFDDYNLRDKMKIKDVDVKLYQSEDSAYADLVSGNLDWTEQVPVSALAGDKWKGDLGERAITTTTPITAFIAFPIYDARYKDVNLRKAVSLSINRQEIVDKIFFGTRPPAKSWANPLAPGTVDGNCTVCDYNPDEAKRLFAASSGFEGEMVFYYNADSSHKEWMEAVAQQVKTTLGIEARAEGMPTFAVFRQAINAKQMKGPYRAAWQQDYPDIENWINPLFVTGGSSNDGGYSNPQVDALAKDAGGQADINASHAKFAEAVKLIDQDVPSLPIYYYANQGGHSEKIKKLEVTAVGELDITSVEL
- a CDS encoding thioester domain-containing protein → MFGQRGLRWARVAAATVVGSALALGAASPAAAEEPVTGKAKQVPRTEVTLQLNSKPETTSALELKIGEQTVPVFCIDFHTPVALNKNYEEGTWDESQVKNLGKVQWVLTHGYPNADADALLAAAGAELPADLSPVRRQTVLYFGTQTAVWHFSDGIRLANRANRPELTRPIEYTAIKKIYDYLITNATDQPEPKAELSIDPKDAEATAGAKAGPFTVRGPAGDITLAVDGGTAVDAEGKPVTSVANEGQFWLTRDDAGKVSVTASADESVSFGRVFLFPGDKNKHQKLILGGSAGSKITAKAEATFTAAPSESPSPTPSESPSESPVPSPTPSESTSASPSESASPSAPVASPAPSTSPVSGGSDLPLTGSPIAVAASAGVLLLAVGGLTVLLLRRRKLRFTA